A single genomic interval of Amycolatopsis albispora harbors:
- a CDS encoding acyl-CoA synthetase, with amino-acid sequence MPSAFTPETADAIARARQHSVGDLLRRTALRYPDKLAVVSGDRRVSFAEFDAAVNRCAHTLAARGLVKGDRLALLSHNCWEFAVLVFATAKLGVVLVPVNFMLGAEEVAYILRHAGVSGMVAESPLVDTANHALALAEMDDVPRARISGGARDEPGWEEVTDWIEGPGDVSAPDVLVTDDDPLRLMYTSGTESRPKGVMLSSRSLLAQYVSCAIDGNMSADDVEVHSLPLYHCAQLDCFFSVDVYLGATSVILPGPDPAALLAAVEKERATKLFAPPTVWISLLRHENFDRTDLSSLRKGYYGASPMPVEVLRELRERLPEVEFWNFYGQTEMAPLATILRPHEQLPKAGSAGRPSINVETAIVDERDNPLPPGQVGEIVHRSPHATLGYYDDEDKTAAAFRGGWFHSGDLGVLDEDGYLSVVDRKKDMIKTGGENVASREVEEAVYLLDGVAEVAVFGISHPHWIEAVTAVVVPREGVTLTEEQVLTHVRGRLAGYKCPKYVVFADSLPKNPSGKILKRELRERHATLAQES; translated from the coding sequence ACGCCGCGGTGAACCGGTGCGCGCACACGCTGGCCGCGCGCGGGCTGGTCAAGGGGGACAGGCTGGCGCTGCTGAGCCACAACTGCTGGGAGTTCGCGGTGCTGGTGTTCGCCACCGCGAAGCTGGGCGTGGTGCTCGTCCCGGTGAACTTCATGCTGGGTGCCGAGGAGGTCGCCTACATCCTGCGGCACGCGGGCGTGAGCGGCATGGTCGCCGAGAGCCCGCTGGTCGACACCGCGAACCACGCGCTGGCGCTGGCCGAGATGGACGACGTGCCGCGCGCCCGCATCTCCGGCGGCGCGCGCGACGAGCCGGGCTGGGAGGAGGTCACCGACTGGATCGAGGGGCCCGGTGACGTCAGCGCGCCGGACGTGCTGGTCACCGACGACGACCCGCTGCGCCTGATGTACACCTCCGGCACCGAGTCGCGGCCGAAGGGCGTGATGCTGTCGAGCCGGTCGCTGCTGGCGCAGTACGTCTCGTGCGCGATCGACGGCAACATGAGCGCGGACGACGTCGAGGTGCACTCGCTGCCGCTGTACCACTGCGCGCAGCTGGACTGCTTCTTCTCCGTCGACGTCTACCTCGGTGCGACCAGCGTGATCCTGCCCGGCCCGGACCCGGCGGCGCTGCTCGCCGCGGTCGAGAAGGAGCGCGCCACCAAGTTGTTCGCGCCGCCGACGGTGTGGATTTCCCTGCTGCGGCACGAGAACTTCGACCGCACCGACCTGTCCAGCCTGCGCAAGGGTTACTACGGCGCGTCGCCGATGCCGGTCGAGGTGCTGCGTGAGCTGCGGGAACGGCTGCCGGAGGTGGAGTTCTGGAACTTCTACGGGCAGACCGAGATGGCGCCGCTGGCCACCATCCTGCGCCCGCACGAGCAGCTGCCGAAGGCCGGTTCGGCCGGGCGGCCCTCGATCAACGTGGAGACCGCGATCGTGGACGAGCGGGACAACCCGCTGCCGCCGGGCCAGGTCGGCGAGATCGTGCACCGCAGTCCACACGCGACACTGGGGTACTACGACGACGAGGATAAGACGGCCGCGGCCTTCCGGGGTGGCTGGTTCCACTCCGGTGACCTCGGCGTGCTCGACGAGGACGGTTATCTGTCCGTTGTGGACCGCAAGAAGGACATGATCAAGACCGGTGGCGAGAACGTGGCCAGCCGGGAGGTCGAGGAGGCGGTCTACCTGCTCGACGGGGTGGCCGAGGTGGCGGTGTTCGGGATCAGCCACCCGCACTGGATCGAGGCGGTGACCGCGGTGGTGGTGCCGCGCGAGGGCGTGACGCTGACCGAGGAGCAGGTGCTCACGCACGTCCGCGGGCGCCTGGCGGGCTACAAGTGCCCGAAGTACGTGGTGTTCGCCGACTCGCTGCCGAAGAACCCGAGCGGCAAGATCCTCAAGCGGGAGCTGCGCGAGCGGCACGCCACGCTGGCTCAGGAGTCCTGA